In the genome of Osmerus mordax isolate fOsmMor3 chromosome 15, fOsmMor3.pri, whole genome shotgun sequence, one region contains:
- the rpl22l1 gene encoding 60S ribosomal protein L22-like 1, translating to MAPLKQKKQTVFRKTKKGASWKFTLDLTHPVEDGILDSANFETFLKERVKVNGKTGNLGNVVQIGRMKNKINVTSEKQFSKRYLKYLTKKYLKKNNLRDWLRVVASDKETYELRYFQISQEDEESDADE from the exons ATGGCACCG CTGAAACAAAAGAAACAGACCGTCTTCAGGAAAACAAAGAAGGGGGCTTCGTGGAAGTTTACCCTGGACCTAACTCACCCGGTGGAGGACGGTATTTTGGACTCGGCCAACTTT GAAACCTTCCTCAAAGAAAGGGTGAAGGTCAACGGCAAAACCGGAAACCTGGGTAATGTAGTTCAGATTGGCCGAATGAAGAACAAGATCAATGTGACATCCGAGAAGCAGTTCTCGAAGAG GTATCTGAAGTATCTAACCAAGAAGTACCTGAAGAAGAACAACCTTCGTGATTGGCTGAGAGTGGTGGCGTCTGATAAGGAGACTTATGAGCTGCGCTACTTCCAGATCAGCCAGGAGGACGAAGAGTCTGACGCAGACGAATAG
- the eif5a gene encoding eukaryotic translation initiation factor 5A-1 produces the protein MDIFSLPLTHRTMADPDLDFSTAESGASATFPLQCSSLRKNGFVVLKGRPCKIVEMSTSKTGKHGHAKVNLVGIDIFTNKKYEDMCPSTHNMDVPNVKRVELLLVNITEKYMSLMADNGDVREDLRIPDGDLGKEIEAKFKEGDELLVSVLSAMGEECAVAVKSTPGK, from the exons ATGGACATTTTTTCCT TGCCCCTGACCCATCGCACCATGGCAGATCCTGATCTTGACTTCTCCACTGCCGAATCCGGCGCCTCCGCCACCTTCCCACTTCAGTGCTCCAGCTTGCGCAAGAACGGCTTCGTTGTGCTGAAGGGACGTCCCTGCAAGATCGTCGAGATGTCCACCTCCAAGACCGGCAAGCATGGACACGCCAAG GTGAATCTGGTGGGAATTGACATCTTCACTAATAAGAAGTATGAGGACATGTGCCCCTCCACCCACAACATGGATGTGCCTAACGTCAAGAGGGTTGAGTTATTG ctggtcAACATCACCGAAAAATACATGAGCCTCATGGCCGACAACGGAGACGTGCGGGAGGACCTGCGCATCCCTGACGGAGATCTGGGCAAGGAGATCGAAGCCAAGTTCAAAGAAGGAGATGAACTCTTG GTTTCCGTGCTGTCTGCCATGGGGGAAGAGTGTGCCGTGGCAGTCAAATCCACCCCTGGCAAATAG
- the tnikb gene encoding LOW QUALITY PROTEIN: TRAF2 and NCK interacting kinase b (The sequence of the model RefSeq protein was modified relative to this genomic sequence to represent the inferred CDS: deleted 1 base in 1 codon), with protein MASDSPARSLDEIDLSALRDPAGIFELVELVGNGTYGQVYQGRCRSKKFQSFIESCLVKSHGQRPSTEQLLKHPFIRDMPNERQVRIQLKDHIDRTKKKRGERDETEYEYSGSEEEEEERDMGEPSSIINIPGESTLRRDFLRLQLANKERSEALRRQQLEQQQNEEHKRQLLAERQKRIEEQKEQRRRLEEQQRREREMRKQQEREQRRRYEEMEQLRRDEERRHAEREQEYKRKQMEEQRQAERLQRQLQQERAYLVSLQQQQQEPRPQDKKQLYHYKDQAPSVDKPAWAQEVMRRAQSNSPRIPPKKYHSFTEPGDTNLAQLLQLPGYCPRPAPPSYPAHVSPSRERSQPSSVHVPRIRVSCAPEPLPIPSFKPILRRPEAPRRNPDERGRSPGPRVEERSKMNRQSSPALQHKVSNRISDPSLPPRSESFSSGGIQQARTPPQLRSIEPQMAHLVQVKSHGLSGSQSLHDPQGGGGLSPSPSRPPMPRQNSDPTSDTPALPPRLVPPHDKLDRNPWVRHDDDLPPKVPQRTTSISPALVRKTSPGNGPGLGPRTGAHLIRASNPDLRMDMSMETPLKRRSSGSSSSSSTQERGSSKAEGTMATTQEPKEESREVTQPSRPADLTALAKELRELRQGEETNRPPVKVTDYSSSSEESHSSEDEEGEGGTNDGTVAVSDIPRIMPAAGPGGNEPYGMMGSHNDAHGDSYGNSGQDSTLMMREFGDRRRSSPPNDSNGFPSNSNLFPGNANLPDLVQQSTPPLVSPGDGSGAQYGIGSGSGSKSSFTPFVDPRVYGTSPTDDDDENSASALFADELMRHEQEQARLNEARKISVVNVNPTNIRPHSDTPEIRKYKKRFNSEILCAALWGVNLLVGTENGLMLLDRSGQGKVYNLINRRRFQQMDVLEGLNVLVTISGKKNKLRVYYLSWLRNRILHNDPEVEKKQGWITVGELEGCVHYKVVKYERIKFLVIALKNAVEIYAWAPKPYHKFMAFKSFTDLQHRPQLVDLTVEEGQRLKVIYGSSVGFHVIDVDSGNPYDIYIPSHIQSQVTPHAIVVLPKTDGMEMLLCYEDEGVYVNTYGRITKDVVLQWGEMPTSVAYIHSNQIMGWGEKAIEIRSVETGHLDGVFMHKRAQRLKFLSERNDKVFFASVRSGGSSQVFFMTLNRSSMMNW; from the exons ATGGCTAGCGACTCCCCGGCCCGGAGTCTGGACGAGATAGACCTGTCTGCACTACGG GACCCGGCAGGTATATTTGAACTAGTGGAGCTAGTTGGAAATGGAACCTACGGGCAGGTCTACCAAG GCAGATGCAG gtccAAGAAGTTCCAGTCGTTCATCGAGAGCTGCCTGGTGAAGAGCCACGGCCAGCGTCCGAGCACAGAGCAGCTGCTGAAGCACCCGTTCATCAGAGACATGCCCAACGAGAGGCAGGTCCGCATCCAGCTCAAGGACCACATCGACCGCACCAAGAAGAAGAGGGGCGAGAGGG ATGAAACGGAGTATGAATACAGCggcagtgaggaagaggaggaggagagggacatggggGAGCCaag CTCGATCATCAACATCCCGGGGGAGTCCACTCTGAGGCGGGACTTCCTGCGCCTGCAGCTGGCCAATAAGGAGCGCTCGGAGGCGCTGCGCCGGCAGCAGCTGGAGCAGCAGCAGAACGAGGAGCACAAGCGGCAGCTGCTGGCCGAGCGGCAGAAACGCATCGAGGAGCagaaggagcagaggaggaggctggaggag CAACAGCGGCGTGAGCGCGAGATGAGGAAGCAGCAGGAGCGGGAGCAGAGGCGACGCTACGAGGAGATGGAGCAGCTgcggagagacgaggagaggaggcacgcggagagagagcag gagtacaAGCGTAAGcagatggaggagcagaggcaggcagagcgtctccagaggcagctgcagcaggagagagccTACCTGGTGTCGctccagcaacagcagcaggagcCACGCCCCCAGGACAAGAAGCAGCTGTACCACTACAAGGACCAGGCCCCCAGCGTCGACAAACCAGCCTGGGCACAGGAG GTGATGCGTAGAGCCCAGAGTAACTCGCCTCGTATCCCCCCCAAGAAGTATCACTCCTTCACAGAGCCTGGCGACACCAACCTCGCTCAGCTTCTCCAGCTTCCTGGTTACtgcccccgg cccgcccccccctcctaccccgcCCACGTCAGCCCCTCTAGGGAGAGGTCACAACCCAGCAGTGTGCACGTGCCGCGCATCCGTGTGTCCTGTGCCCCTgaacccctccccatcccctcctttAAGCCAATCCTGCGACGCCCCGAGGCTCCTCGGCGGAACCCTGACGAGAGGGGGCGGAGCCCCGGTCCGAGG gtggaggAGCGATCCAAGATGAACAGACAGAGTTCTCCAGCGTTGCAGCACAAGGTGTCCAACCGCATCTCTGACCCGTCTCTGCCGCCGCGCTCCGAGTCGTTCAGCAGCGGGGGCATCCAGCAAGCCCGGACCCCGCCCCAGCTCCGCTCCATCGAGccgcag ATGGCCCATCTGGTCCAGGTGAAGTCCCATGGTCTGTCAGGGTCCCAGTCCCTCCACGACCCCCAGGGTGGGGGgggcctgtccccctccccttcgcGCCCCCCCATGCCCCGGCAGAACTCCGACCCCACCTCCGacaccccagccctgcccccccgccTCGTCCCGCCCCACGACAAGCTCGACCGCAACCCCTGGGTTCGCCATGACGATGACCTGCCCCCCAAG GTTCCCCAGAGAACCACGtccatctccccagccctggtGAGGAAAACCTCCCCGGGGAACGGACCTGGGCTGGGGCCCCGGACTGGAGCTCACCTGATACGGGccag TAACCCGGACCTGCGCATGGACATGTCCATGGAAACGCCCCTGAAGAGAAGAAGCAGTGgaagctcctccagctccagtacCCAGGAGagag GGTCCAGTAAGGCTGAAGGTACCATGGCAACAACTCAGGAGCCcaaagaggagagcagggaggtgaCACAACCTAGCAGGCCTgcg GATTTGACTGCTCTGGCCAAAGAGCTCCGAGAACtccggcagggggaggagacgaaCCGCCCGCCCGTCAAAGTGACAGACTACTCTTCGTCCAGTGAGGAGTCTCACAGcagcgaggacgaggagggagagggcgggACCAACGATGGAACTGTGGCCGTCAGCGACATACCACGGAttat GCCTGCTGCAGGGCCAGGAGGGAACGAGCCCTACGGCATGATGGGAAGCCATAACGATGCCCATGGCGACTCCTATGGCAACAGTGGGCAGGACAGCACTCTGATGATGCGTGAG TTTGGGGACAGGAGGCGGAGCTCCCCTCCCAATGACAGCAATGGTTTCCCCAGCAACTCTAATCTGTTCCCCGGCAACGCCAATCTGCCTGATTTGGTGCAACAAAGCACCCCGCCCCTGGTCTCCCCGGGCGACGGCTCAGGGGCCCAA TATGGGATAGGAAGTGGGAGTGGCTCCAAGTCCTCCTTTACGCCATTCGTCGATCCGAGGGTGTACGGGACGTCCCCCACCGATGATGACGATGAGAACTCTGCTTCCG CTCTGTTTGCAGACGAGCTGATGAGACACGAGCAGGAGCAGGCCCGACTAAACGAGGCCAGAAAGATCTCGGTGGTGAACGTGAACCCCACCAACATCCGTCCCCACAGCGACACGCCCGAGATCCGCAAGTACAAGAAGAGGTTCAACTCTGAGATCCTCTGTGCTGCTCTCTGGG GCGTGAACCTACTGGTGGGGACTGAGAACGGGCTGATGTTGTTGGACCGCAGCGGTCAGGGGAAGGTCTACAATCTCATCAACCGCAGACGGTTCCAGCAGATGGACGTTCTGGAGGGACTGAATGTTCTGGTCACCATCTCAG GCAAGAAGAACAAGCTCCGTGTGTACTACCTGTCCTGGCTCAGGAACAGGATATTACACAACGACCCGGAAGTAGAGAAGAAGCAGGGTTGGATCACagtgggggagctggagggatgCGTGCACTACAAAGTTG TGAAATATGAGAGGATTAAGTTTCTGGTGATAGCTCTAAAGAATGCAGTGGAGATTTACGCCTGGGCCCCCAAACCTTACCACAAGTTCATGGCCTtcaag tcgtTCACTGACCTGCAGCACCGCCCCCAGCTGGTTGACCTGACGGTGGAGGAGGGTCAGAGGTTAAAGGTCATCTATGGCTCCAGCGTTGGCTTCCATGTCATCGACGTGGACTCTGGGAACCCCTATGACATCTACATCCCCTCCCat ATTCAGAGTCAGGTGACCCCCCACGCCATCGTGGTTCTGCCCAAGACGGACGGCATGGAGATGCTGCTGTGCTACGAGGACGAGGGCGTCTACGTCAACACCTACGGGCGCATCACCAAAGACGTGGTGCTGCAGTGGGGCGAGATGCCCACCTCCGTGG CCTACATCCACTCCAACCAGATCATGGGCTGGGGAGAGAAGGCCATTGAGATCCGCTCCGTGGAGACGGGACACCTCGACGGAGTTTTCATGCACAAGCGAGCTCAGCGACTGAAGTTCCTGTCGGAAAGGAACGACAAG GTGTTTTTTGCATCTGTTCGTTCTGGTGGCAGCAGCCAAGTCTTCTTCATGACCCTCAACAGAAGCTCCATGATGAACTGgtaa